The following proteins are co-located in the Heteronotia binoei isolate CCM8104 ecotype False Entrance Well chromosome 21, APGP_CSIRO_Hbin_v1, whole genome shotgun sequence genome:
- the ASCL2 gene encoding achaete-scute homolog 2 has protein sequence MNGGATVTAAQPAAQAACASYSSLHGGCGSLGLKLQAGQQQQQWGASKSCGGGGGGAAGSQQQQQSSSAARCKGSKRRSSSPELLRCKRRLAFPGLAGGAAAVARRNERERNRVKLVNLGFQTLRQHVPNGAAAKKMSKVETLRSAVEYIRALQQLLDEHDAVSAAFHDGLLPPGAACPSGGSTYSSASPSFDGREGSSVPGSPRSAYSSDESGYEGALSPEEQELLDFTSWFGGY, from the coding sequence ATGAACGGCGGGGCAACAGTCACGGCCGCGCAACCGGCAGCCCAAGCCGCTTGTGCGAGTTACTCGTCGTTGCACGGCGGCTGCGGCTCTTTGGGGCTCAAGCTGCAGgccggccagcagcagcagcagtggggcgCCAGTAAGAgttgcggcggcggcggcggcggcgcggcgggctcccagcagcagcagcagtcttCCTCGGCGGCGCGCTGCAAAGGCTCTAAGCGGCGCTCGAGCTCGCCGGAGCTGCTGCGCTGCAAGAGGCGCTTGGCGTTCCCGGGCCTGGCGGGCGGCGCGGCGGCGGTGGCGCGGCGCAACGAGCGCGAGAGGAACCGCGTCAAGCTGGTCAACCTGGGCTTCCAGACCCTGCGCCAGCACGTGCCCAACGGCGCCGCCGCCAAGAAGATGAGCAAAGTGGAGACGCTCCGCTCCGCCGTGGAGTACATCCGggccctgcagcagctgctcgACGAGCACGACGCCGTCAGCGCCGCCTTCCACGACGGCCTCCTGCCGCCCGGCGCCGCCTGCCCCAGCGGCGGCAGCACCTATTCCTCCGCCTCGCCCTCCTTCGACGGCCGCGAAGGCAGCTCCGTGCCCGGCTCGCCGCGCTCCGCCTACTCCTCCGACGAGAGCGGCTACGAGGGGGCGCTCAGCCCCGAGGAGCAGGAGCTGCTCGACTTCACCAGCTGGTTCGGGGGCTACTGA